In Cicer arietinum cultivar CDC Frontier isolate Library 1 chromosome 1, Cicar.CDCFrontier_v2.0, whole genome shotgun sequence, one DNA window encodes the following:
- the LOC101505482 gene encoding exopolygalacturonase-like — MAVAKVFVVLILCFAIVYYVDAGPRRRPVAGPDIYKGKNVAKDSLSPGEKVVNVMSFGAKPDGKFDCTQAFMDGWRAACKSNVQARLLIPQGRFLVSSMFFAGPCLTPEPITIQVVGTVVATTDISEYENGEWLMFEDIAGIKLIGGGTFDGQGKSAWEFHQDCESDPTNTCVRSPSSLYFNKVTNGVIQNIKSVDPKGFHIFVTNSANIRLRLLKLSAPATSPNTDGLHISHSTNVKISKSSVETGDDCVSMIQAVSNVTINRLKCGPGHGISIGSLGKYPDEQEVNGVRVKSCTLTGTTNGLRFKAWPDKYPGAASDISFTDITMENVKNPIIIDQEYQCSPNCKKKPSLVKIKDVAYTNISGTTTSQIAVDMRCSKQFPCQNIKLQNIDLKLGPTPVGSRCANIKPIYVGIQRPPACP, encoded by the exons ATGGCAGTTGCAAAAGtatttgttgttttaattttgtGTTTTGCAATAGTTTATTATGTTGATGCTGGTCCAAGAAGAAGGCCAGTTGCTGGTCCTGATATCTACAAAGGTAAAAATGTAGCAAAAGATTCTCTTTCTCCTGGAGAGAAAGTTGTTAATGTCATGAGCTTTGGAGCAAAACCTGATGGAAAATTTGACTGCACTCAG GCTTTCATGGATGGATGGAGAGCAGCCTGCAAGTCCAATGTTCAAGCAAGGCTTCTAATCCCTCAAGGCAGATTCCTTGTTTCTTCAATGTTCTTTGCAGGCCCATGTCTCACTCCAGAGCCCATAACAATCCAAGTTGTAGGCACAGTTGTGGCAACAACAGATATTAGTGAGTATGAGAATGGTGAATGGCTCATGTTTGAAGACATAGCTGGTATTAAACTTATTGGTGGAGGTACTTTTGATGGTCAAGGTAAATCTGCATGGGAGTTTCATCAAGATTGTGAATCTGACCCAACCAATACATGTGTTAGGTCCCCTAGT AGcctttattttaataaagtGACCAATGGAGTTATACAGAACATCAAATCTGTTGATCCAAAAGGGTTTCACATATTTGTGACTAATTCTGCAAACATTAGACTTCGATTGCTTAAGCTGAGTGCACCAGCTACCAGCCCTAATACTGATGGTCTTCATATAAGCCATTCAACAAATGTGAAAATATCAAAAAGTAGTGTTGAAACTGGGGATGATTGTGTCTCCATGATACAAGCTGTCTCCAATGTTACCATCAATAGACTCAAGTGTGGTCCAGGACATGGTATAAG TATTGGAAGTCTTGGAAAGTATCCGGATGAGCAAGAGGTGAATGGAGTTAGAGTCAAGAGCTGCACATTAACTGGCACAACCAATGGCCTAAGATTTAAAGCATGGCCAGATAAGTATCCAGGTGCAGCATCAGATATCAGTTTCACTGACATTACAATGGAAAATGTTAAAAATCCTATCATCATTGATCAAGAATATCAATGCTCTCCAAATTGCAAAAAGAAG CCTTCACTTGTAAAGATAAAAGACGTTGCTTATACAAATATAAGTGGAACAACAACTTCTCAAATTGCAGTGGACATGAGGTGTAGCAAGCAATTCCCAtgtcaaaatattaaacttcaAAACATAGACCTAAAGCTTGGACCCACCCCTGTTGGCTCTAGATGTGCCAACATCAAACCTATCTATGTTGGCATACAAAGACCACCAGCTTGCCCATAA